From the Periophthalmus magnuspinnatus isolate fPerMag1 chromosome 1, fPerMag1.2.pri, whole genome shotgun sequence genome, one window contains:
- the cxcl12b gene encoding chemokine (C-X-C motif) ligand 12b (stromal cell-derived factor 1), which yields MDVKLLPLVALLVLATHAPPAKAKPISLVERCWCRSTLNTVPQRSIRELKFLHTPNCPFQVIAKLKNNREVCINPETKWLQQYLKNAINKVKKSRRRNNKKL from the exons ATGGATGTCAAACTGCTGCCACTCGTGGCACTGCTGGTGCTGGCCACACACGCGCCTCCGGCCAAGG CGAAGCCCATCAGCCTGGTGGAGCGCTGCTGGTGCCGCTCCACTCTGAACACCGTCCCACAGAGGAGCATCAGAGAGCTCAAGTTCCTGCATACACCCAACTGCCCCTTTCAAGTCAT AGCCAAGCTGAAGAACAACAGGGAAGTATGCATCAACCCTGAGACCAAGTGGCTTCAGCAGTACTTAAAGAACGCCATTAACAA GGTGAAGAAGTCCAGAAGACGCAACAACAAGAAACTGTAA